One window of the Saccopteryx bilineata isolate mSacBil1 chromosome 2, mSacBil1_pri_phased_curated, whole genome shotgun sequence genome contains the following:
- the ZBTB39 gene encoding zinc finger and BTB domain-containing protein 39 has protein sequence MGMRIKLQSTNHPNNLLKELNKCRLSETMCDVTIVVGSRSFPAHKAVLACAAGYFQNLFLNTGLDAARTYVVDFITPANFEKILSFVYTSELFTDLINVGVIYEVAERLGMEDLLQACHSTFPDLESTTMAKPLTNTSESRSSTLSCSSVEPAHPLGELRGGGEHFGPDRNYVLPSDAGGGYKDEERNVTIDTNHSLPLPQQLLPPKTEDHDNPAPFTSAPNVVTQPVLGTVSMGIQTSTSTCQSYKLQSNGDFSKNNFPPDNAVDVTTGTNSCLSNSDHSRDPVFEQMDELQLEELGDDDLQFEDPTEEIGTAEEVIELSDDSEDELTFGENDNRENKAMPCQVCKKVLEPNIQLIRQHARDHVDLLTGNCKVCETHFQDRNSRVTHVLSHIGIFLFSCDMCEAKFFTQWQLTFHRRDGIFENNIIVHPSDPLPGKLGLFSGAASAELKCAACGKALAKDFHMVRGHVLDHLNLKGQACSVCDQRHLNLCSLMWHMLSHLGISVFSCSVCANSFVDCHLLEKHMAMHQSLEDTLFRCHLCSQSFKSEAAYRYHVSQHKCNSGLDLRPGFGLQHSALQKRKLPTEEFLSEELALQGQPGNSKYSCKVCGKRFAHTSEFNYHRRIHTGEKPYQCKVCHKFFRGRSTIKCHLKTHSGALMYRCTVCGHYSSTLNLMSKHVGVHKGSLPPDFTIEQTFMYIIHSKEAEKNPDS, from the coding sequence ATGGGCATGAGGATCAAACTGCAGAGCACCAACCATCCCAACAACCTGCTGAAGGAACTCAACAAGTGCCGGCTCTCAGAGACCATGTGTGATGTCACCATTGTAGTGGGGAGCCGCTCCTTCCCAGCCCACAAAGCTGTGCTGGCCTGCGCAGCTGGCTACTTCCAAAACCTCTTCCTGAATACTGGGCTAGATGCTGCCAGGACCTATGTGGTGGATTTTATCACCCCCGCCAACTTTGAGAAGATTCTGAGCTTTGTCTACACATCAGAGCTCTTCACGGACCTGATCAATGTTGGGGTTATCTATGAGGTAGCTGAGCGTCTAGGTATGGAGGACCTCCTCCAGGCCTGTCACTCCACCTTTCCTGACCTGGAGAGCACCACCATGGCCAAGCCCTTGACCAATACCAGTGAGAGCCGCTCCAGCACCCTGAGCTGCAGCTCAGTAGAACCTGCCCATCCCCTTGGAGAACTCCGGGGTGGTGGGGAGCACTTTGGTCCTGATAGAAACTATGTCTTACCTAGTGATGCTGGAGGAGGCTATAAAGATGAAGAGAGAAATGTTACCATTGACACTAACCATAGCCTGCCTCTGCCACAGCAGCTACTGCCACCAAAGACCGAAGACCATGATAATCCTGCTCCTTTCACATCTGCACCTAATGTGGTGACCCAGCCAGTCCTAGGCACTGTCAGCATGGGCATCCAAACCAGCACGAGCACCTGCCAGTCGTACAAACTTCAGAGCAATGGAGACTTCAGTAAAAACAACTTCCCCCCTGACAATGCAGTAGATGTTACCACTGGAACCAACTCCTGTCTGAGCAATAGTGACCACTCCAGAGATCCAGTCTTTGAGCAGATGGATGAGCTGCAGCTGGAGGAACTAGGGGATGATGACTTGCAGTTTGAAGATCCCACTGAGGAGATAGGCACAGCTGAGGAGGTGATTGAGTTGAGTGACGACAGTGAGGACGAGCTGACTTTTGGAGAGAATGACAACCGAGAGAATAAGGCCATGCCCTGTCAGGTGTGCAAGAAAGTTCTAGAACCCAACATTCAACTGATCCGACAGCATGCTCGGGACCACGTGGACCTACTGACAGGCAACTGCAAGGTATGTGAGACCCACTTCCAGGACCGAAACTCCAGGGTGACCCATGTTCTGTCTCACATCGGTATTTTCCTGTTCTCCTGCGACATGTGTGAAGCTAAATTCTTTACCCAGTGGCAGCTGACTTTCCATCGACGGGATGGAATTTTTGAGAACAACATCATTGTCCATCCCAGTGATCCCCTACCTGGGAAGCTGGGTTTGTTTTCAGGGGCAGCCTCTGCAGAGTTGAAATGTGCTGCCTGTGGGAAGGCATTGGCCAAAGATTTCCATATGGTCCGGGGCCACGTCCTTGACCATCTAAACTTGAAGGGCCAGGCCTGCAGCGTGTGTGACCAGCGCCACCTCAACCTTTGCAGCCTCATGTGGCACATGCTCTCCCATCTCGGCATCTCAGTCTTCTCCTGCTCTGTCTGTGCGAACAGCTTTGTGGACTGCCATCTCCTAGAGAAGCACATGGCTATGCACCAAAGCCTGGAAGACACTCTCTTCCGCTGCCATTTGTGTAGCCAGAGCTTCAAGTCGGAGGCCGCTTATCGCTACCATGTCAGCCAGCACAAATGCAACAGTGGTCTTGACCTGCGGCCTGGCTTTGGGCTACAGCACTCAGCTCTCCAGAAGCGGAAGCTGCCCACAGAGGAATTCCTGAGTGAGGAGCTGGCTCTACAGGGCCAACCTGGGAACAGCAAGTatagctgcaaggtctgtggcaAAAGATTTGCCCACACAAGTGAGTTCAACTACCACCGGCGGATCCACACAGGTGAGAAGCCGTACCAGTGTAAGGTGTGCCACAAATTCTTCCGAGGCCGCTCAACCATCAAGTGCCACCTGAAGACACACTCAGGGGCTCTCATGTACCGCTGCACAGTCTGTGGCCACTACAGCTCCACCCTGAACCTCATGAGCAAGCATGTCGGGGTGCACAAAGGTAGCCTCCCGCCCGACTTCACCATTGAGCAGACCTTCATGTACATTATCCATTCCAAAGAGGCAGAAAAGAACCCGGACAGCTGA
- the GPR182 gene encoding G-protein coupled receptor 182, with translation MPVTANMESGPSEGVTAGPANGIGEIHNWTELFYFFNHTLTECDIELSESTKRVALFVLYLAIFVVGLVENLLVICVNWRCASRAGLLNLYILNMAIADLGIVLSLPVWMLEVMLDYTWLWGGFSCRFTHYFYFANMYSSIFFLVCLSIDRYITLTRASPSWQRHQHRVRRAVCAGIWVLSAIIPLPEVVHIQLVDGSEPMCLFMAPWETYSTWALVVTLSTTILGFLLPFPLITVFNVLTACRLRQAGRPESRRHCLLVCAYVAVFAICWLPYHVTLLLLTLQGSEISIHCYLAHLLFFFYDVIDCFSMLHCVVNPILYNFLSTSFRDRLLSAVVHYLPRVQAGAGGHTFSSSSSTQHSIIITKEGTQPTAAGPHHHPSLHLQVPDASPISAIQSRSAS, from the coding sequence ATGCCAGTCACAGCCAACATGGAGTCTGGTCCCTCCGAGGGGGTCACTGCAGGGCCTGCCAATGGCATTGGAGAGATCCACAACTGGACTGAACTGTTCTACTTCTTCAACCACACTCTGACCGAGTGTGACATTGAGCTCAGCGAGAGCACCAAGCGAGTGGCTCTCTTTGTCCTCTACCTGGCCATCTTTGTGGTTGGGCTGGTGGAGAACCTCCTGGTGATCTGCGTCAACTGGCGCTGTGCAAGCCGGGCGGGGCTGCTGAACCTCTACATCCTCAACATGGCCATAGCGGACCTGGGCATCGTCCTGTCTCTGCCCGTGTGGATGCTGGAGGTCATGCTGGACTACACCTGGCTCTGGGGCGGTTTCTCCTGCCGCTTCACCCACTATTTCTACTTTGCCAATATGTACAGCAGCATCTTCTTCCTGGTGTGCCTCAGCATCGACCGCTACATCACCCTCACCCGTGCCTCCCCCTCCTGGCAGCGCCACCAGCACCGAGTGCGCCGTGCAGTGTGTGCAGGCATCTGGGTGCTCTCGGCTATCATTCCGCTGCCTGAGGTGGTCCACATCCAGCTGGTGGACGGCTCTGAGCCCATGTGCCTCTTCATGGCACCTTGGGAAACCTATAGCACATGGGCCCTAGTGGTGACCCTGTCCACCACCATCCTGGGCTTCCTGCTGCCCTTCCCTCTCATCACAGTCTTTAATGTGCTGACAGCCTGCCGGCTTCGGCAGGCAGGACGGCCTGAGAGCCGGCGCCACTGCCTTCTGGTGTGTGCCTACGTAGCTGTGTTTGCCATCTGCTGGCTGCCCTATCATGTGACCCTGCTGCTGCTCACACTGCAGGGGTCCGAAATCTCCATCCACTGCTACCTGGCCCACCTGCTCTTCTTCTTCTATGATGTCATTGACTGTTTCTCCATGCTCCATTGCGTAGTCAACCCCATCCTTTACAACTTTCTCAGCACAAGCTTCCGGGACCGGCTGCTGAGTGCTGTGGTCCACTACCTCCCCAGGGTCCAGGCTGGGGCGGGTGGACATActttctcatcctcctcctccacacAGCATTCCATCATCATCACCAAGGAGGGCACCCAGCCGACTGCAGCaggcccccaccaccaccccagcctGCACCTCCAGGTACCAGATGCCTCACCCATCTCTGCTATTCAGTCTCGTTCCGCCAGCTGA